TCCTCCGAGCAGAGCCCGGACTTCGCGTTCACGATCGAGCAGAGGCGGATGCCGTCCCCCTTGAACTTCCGGCGCACGCCTTCCGAAACGTCCAGCAGTCGCCAGAGGGCGGCGTCGGGAAGGGACAGCACTGCAAGGGCGTCTCCCTGCCCGATCCCCTCTCCCGACATCGCCTCCGAGCGGATCCTGTTCCAGAACGGTTCCAACGATCTCCCCGCCTTCCGTGTCGAAATCGAAGGAATCCATTCTCAGGGCGCGGGATGCCGGCTGTCAACCGGCGCCCTGCCGGAAGGGAGTTCGGTTCCCCACCCCATTCGAATTTCTTTACAATGGCCGGATGGGGTATTCCGCCCGCCTCCTGGTGTTCGACCTGGACGGCACGCTCGTGGATTCGAAGGAGGACCTGGCCGCCGCCGTCAACGTGGCGCTCGAGTCGTTCGGCGTCCCGCCGCTGCCGCTTTCAACGGTCTGCGGCTACGTCGGGGACGGCGCGGTCGCGCTCCTGCGGAGGGCGCTCCCCCCGGAGAAGGCCGGCCTGCTCCCGGAGGTGCTCGACCGTTTCCTCTCCTACTACCGGAGGCACCTGCTGGACACCACCCGCCCGTACCCCGGGGTGGTCGACGCCCTCCGGAAATGGTCGGGGATGTACCGGATGGCGGTGCTGACGAACAAGGGGCTGTCGATGACGGAGGCGATCCTCTCGGGACTCTCCCTCGACGGGTACTTCTTCGAGGTCCGCGGGGGCGACAGCTTCCCTAAGAAGAAGCCGGATCCGCAGGGGCTCCTCCACATCCTCGCGGAGGCCGG
This genomic window from Deltaproteobacteria bacterium contains:
- a CDS encoding HAD-IA family hydrolase, with amino-acid sequence MGYSARLLVFDLDGTLVDSKEDLAAAVNVALESFGVPPLPLSTVCGYVGDGAVALLRRALPPEKAGLLPEVLDRFLSYYRRHLLDTTRPYPGVVDALRKWSGMYRMAVLTNKGLSMTEAILSGLSLDGYFFEVRGGDSFPKKKPDPQGLLHILAEAGAPPGETLMVGDSKNDVLAGRGAGTMTCGVTYGLGASGFAEHPPDFTVDRFPELFARIRPAE